Proteins from one Choloepus didactylus isolate mChoDid1 chromosome 4, mChoDid1.pri, whole genome shotgun sequence genomic window:
- the LOC119530777 gene encoding thioredoxin domain-containing protein 17, whose amino-acid sequence MAPYEEVRVSGFEEFNRAVEQHNGKTIFAYFTGSKDAGGKSWCPDCVQAEPVVREGLKHVSEGCVFIYCQVGERPYWKDPNNDFRKNLKVTAVPTLLKYGTPQKLVESECLQASLVEMLFSED is encoded by the coding sequence ATGGCTCCGTACGAGGAAGTGCGCGTGTCCGGCTTCGAAGAGTTCAACCGGGCCGTGGAGCAACATAATGGCAAGACCATTTTCGCCTACTTTACAGGTTCTAAGGACGCTGGAGGGAAAAGCTGGTGCCCGGACTGTGTGCAGGCTGAACCAGTTGTACGAGAGGGGCTGAAGCATGTTAGTGAAGGATGTGTGTTCATCTACTGCCAAGTCGGAGAAAGACCTTATTGGAAAGATCCAAATAATGACTTCAGAAAGAACCTGAAAGTAACTGCAGTGCCTACACTACTAAAATATGGGACACCTCAAAAACTGGTAGAATCTGAGTGTCTTCAGGCCAGCCTCGTGGAGATGCTGTTCTCTGAAGATTAA